The Lujinxingia vulgaris genome includes a region encoding these proteins:
- a CDS encoding Tad domain-containing protein: protein MLKLRNSEPARRLRALDTEQGGAVLLLCLAAVLILMLMAWVVMDAGQVTRDKIEAQTSADAAAYSQASVKARAMNMLAFSNIAKRSIVGVHAIYESMFASYGMWVMARYAECQAQSPSCDIEVLAENLELYWKEADNDYGTYGDNADYYQADMRALDNYQRYISDMAPWWGWTEVVVRAQRNGATMASSFPVPQGTPRNGIEGLPQQIINASGRQVPFNFLSTVDRLPARPGEFWANMVDEGMYDRETWQWEHRLNTDRHRERSELGAANAAVIQRGATSLFSYGLQRTEEDIGEFGRPWRLYFNGNEAHWLRDTSNITLTYHADASYYDERRKKFTVPAQDYHYDDSMRSYRPEGYWGMARSEISFQGEGAPTMWEAAWTARMRPVALPREFEQVGFDFNALYHSSIIHLSASAKMQGAGGGSEFFDDMVYMEKVSRGMGQSTIDGVSR from the coding sequence ATGCTGAAACTCCGGAACTCTGAGCCGGCCCGGCGCCTGCGCGCGCTGGATACCGAGCAGGGCGGGGCGGTGTTGCTCTTATGTCTGGCGGCCGTGCTCATCCTGATGTTGATGGCCTGGGTGGTAATGGACGCAGGTCAGGTCACCCGCGATAAGATCGAGGCCCAGACCAGTGCGGATGCCGCCGCCTACAGCCAGGCCTCGGTGAAGGCACGCGCGATGAACATGCTGGCGTTTTCCAACATCGCTAAACGCTCCATCGTGGGCGTGCATGCGATCTACGAGAGCATGTTCGCCTCCTACGGCATGTGGGTGATGGCGCGCTACGCGGAGTGCCAGGCGCAGTCGCCCTCCTGCGATATTGAGGTGTTGGCCGAGAACCTGGAGCTCTACTGGAAAGAAGCCGATAACGACTACGGCACCTACGGCGACAACGCCGACTATTACCAGGCGGACATGCGCGCGCTGGATAACTACCAGCGCTACATCAGCGATATGGCGCCGTGGTGGGGCTGGACCGAGGTGGTGGTCCGCGCGCAGCGCAACGGCGCCACGATGGCGTCGAGCTTTCCGGTGCCTCAGGGCACGCCGCGCAACGGCATCGAGGGGCTTCCCCAGCAGATCATCAACGCCTCAGGGCGCCAGGTTCCCTTCAACTTCCTCTCCACCGTCGATCGGCTGCCCGCTCGCCCGGGTGAGTTCTGGGCGAATATGGTCGATGAGGGGATGTACGATCGGGAGACCTGGCAATGGGAGCATCGCCTCAACACCGACCGCCATCGCGAGCGCTCGGAGCTAGGCGCGGCCAATGCTGCGGTGATCCAGCGCGGCGCGACCTCCCTCTTTAGCTACGGGCTTCAGCGCACCGAGGAAGATATCGGGGAGTTTGGCCGCCCCTGGCGCCTCTACTTTAATGGCAATGAGGCGCACTGGCTGCGCGATACCTCCAACATCACCCTGACCTACCACGCCGACGCCAGTTACTACGACGAGCGCCGAAAGAAGTTCACCGTGCCCGCCCAGGATTACCATTACGACGACTCGATGCGCTCGTATCGCCCCGAAGGTTACTGGGGGATGGCGCGCTCGGAGATCTCGTTTCAGGGCGAGGGCGCGCCCACGATGTGGGAGGCGGCGTGGACGGCCCGGATGCGGCCGGTGGCGCTTCCGAGGGAGTTTGAGCAGGTGGGCTTTGACTTCAACGCCCTCTACCACTCCAGCATCATTCACCTGAGCGCCAGCGCGAAGATGCAGGGCGCCGGCGGCGGCAGCGAGTTCTTTGACGACATGGTCTACATGGAGAAGGTCAGCCGTGGCATGGGCCAGAGCACCATTGACGGGGTGAGCCGATGA
- a CDS encoding SDR family oxidoreductase, whose amino-acid sequence MTTPETIDRPILMTGFPGFLATHLVEELARRTEASLDLLVLASEYEQATRRLATLSERHPSLQGRARLVRGDITREKLGLSDADHTRLVESVGVVWHLAAIYDLAVSRDVAFKVNVGGTRHVLDFCEACTELSRLNYVSTCYVSGDRRGTFREDELDLGQGFKNHYEETKFWAEVEVQRRSSEIPTTIFRPGITVGDSRTGATEKFDGPYYVFGLLERLPEWLPIPNVGRGEAKVNIVPIDVLVTALAALGHEAGNEGQVFHLADPNPMRAREIIERTLEHMGRTPAVGSVPETWVEKALGNAQLESWTGVPQEALAYFNHPAHYDTRQANAALARHGIEFPHLSFYLPTLLDAFARRDEAPAT is encoded by the coding sequence ATGACGACCCCCGAGACGATCGACCGCCCCATCCTCATGACCGGCTTCCCGGGCTTTCTGGCCACCCATCTGGTCGAGGAACTTGCCCGACGCACCGAAGCCTCCCTCGATCTTCTGGTGCTGGCCTCGGAGTACGAGCAGGCCACCCGTCGCCTTGCTACCCTCAGCGAGCGGCATCCCTCGCTGCAGGGGCGAGCTCGTCTGGTGCGCGGCGATATCACCCGCGAGAAGTTGGGGCTGAGCGACGCTGACCACACGCGGCTGGTCGAGTCGGTGGGTGTGGTCTGGCACCTGGCCGCGATCTACGATCTGGCGGTCTCCCGCGATGTGGCCTTTAAGGTCAACGTCGGCGGCACTCGCCATGTGCTCGACTTCTGCGAGGCCTGCACCGAACTTTCGCGCCTGAACTACGTCTCGACCTGCTACGTTTCCGGCGACCGCCGCGGCACCTTCCGCGAAGACGAGCTCGACCTGGGTCAGGGCTTTAAAAACCACTACGAAGAGACGAAATTCTGGGCCGAGGTGGAGGTGCAGCGGCGCTCCTCGGAGATCCCCACCACGATCTTCCGCCCGGGCATCACCGTGGGCGACTCGCGCACCGGTGCGACCGAAAAATTCGACGGCCCCTACTACGTCTTCGGACTGCTGGAGCGTCTGCCCGAGTGGCTGCCCATTCCCAACGTGGGTCGGGGGGAGGCGAAGGTCAACATCGTGCCCATCGACGTGCTCGTGACCGCGCTTGCCGCGCTGGGTCACGAAGCGGGCAATGAGGGACAGGTCTTTCACCTGGCCGATCCCAACCCGATGCGCGCCCGCGAGATCATCGAGCGCACGCTTGAGCATATGGGCCGCACCCCGGCCGTGGGCAGCGTCCCGGAGACCTGGGTGGAGAAGGCCCTGGGCAACGCCCAGCTCGAATCCTGGACCGGCGTTCCCCAGGAGGCGCTGGCCTACTTCAACCACCCCGCCCACTACGACACCCGCCAGGCCAACGCCGCGCTGGCGCGCCACGGTATCGAGTTTCCCCACTTGAGCTTCTACCTGCCCACCCTGCTCGACGCGTTTGCCCGACGCGACGAAGCGCCCGCCACATAA